One genomic window of Amphiura filiformis chromosome 3, Afil_fr2py, whole genome shotgun sequence includes the following:
- the LOC140148444 gene encoding uncharacterized protein yields MDCQKYIDETMKHLNNRTNYALVDSDPTDSFSQQIKTTLDDMHARDELTDKAHAFLSPTDSKAARFYLLPKIHKPGNPGRPIVSGNGSPTENISLYVDNFIKPLVSQTLSYMYIHDTPDFLRKLEAIKDQIPSTAIIGTCDVSSLYTNIPFSEGISATCEALSRSGHTSPPIDDLKTLMNHVLTKNNFTFMGDHYLQVFGTSMGTRMALAPSFACLFMSRLEEQMLDAAPCRPWIWWRYIDDVFFIWTREEDSLHTFLNHVNSFHRTIKFTSELSHHQVNFLDVTIRKENDSLVTDLYTKPTDSHQYLHSSSCHPQHCKSGIAYSQALRLRRICTNDSDFSQHARDLKKNLTSRGHSALKVQQAINKVRSLPRSDVLKQKPRSQDTNTRVPLVVTFHPNLPSLRSITNDNHHILQTSDRLQRAVPDSPILAYRRPRNLRDLLVRAEVPHFLILFLPHNRVLSHVIPTGVLSARTISKKGILSPLVISV; encoded by the exons ATGGATTGCCAAAAGTATATCGATGAGACCATGAAGCACCTCAACAATCGTACTAACTATGCTCTTGTTGATTCTGATCCTACTGACTCTTTCTCTCAACAGATAAAGACCACCCTGGATGACATGCATGCTCGTGATGAATTAACTGACAAAGCCCATGCATTTCTTTCTCCTACAGATTCTAAAGCTGCTCGATTTTATCTCCTCCCCAAGATCCACAAGCCTGGGAATCCTGGTCGACCCATTGTATCCGGTAATGGTTCCCCCACTGAGAACATATCCCTCTATGTTGATAACTTCATtaaaccccttgtttctcagactctgtcatacatgtacatacacgaCACCCCGGACTTTCTCAGGAAGCTTGAAGCGATCAAGGACCAGATCCCCAGCACTGCCATCATTGGCACTTGTGATGTGTCATCCTTGTATACTAACATCCCATTCAGTGAAGGAATTTCAGCTACCTGTGAAGCGCTGTCTAGAAGTGGCCACACCAGTCCCCCCATTGATGATCTGAAGACTCTCATGAATCATGTACTAACTAAGAACAATTTCACCTTTATGGGAGATCACTATTTACAGGTATTTGGGACATCGATGGGGACCCGCATGGCTCTGGCTCCGTCGTTCGCCTGCCTCTTCATGTCTAGGCTTGAAGAGCAGATGTTGGATGCTGCCCCTTGTCGCCCATGGATTTGGTGGAGGTACATTGATGATGTGTTTTTCATCTGGACCAGAGAAGAAGACAGCCTTCACACCTTCCTTAACCATGTCAATTCTTTCCACAGAACAATTAAATTCACGTCTGAACTTTCTCACCACCAGGTCAACTTCTTGGATGTCACCATCAGAAAGGAGAATGACTCCCTTGTCACAGATCTATACACCAAGCCCACAGACAGTCACCAGTATCTACACTCTTCCAGTTGCCATCCCCAACATTGTAAAAGTGGTATAGCATACAGTCAAGCTCTCCGCCTCCGCCGCATTTGTACTAATGATTCTGACTTCTCACAGCATGCCAGGGACCTCAAGAAGAACCTTACATCTAGGGGACACAGCGCACTCAAAGTGCAGCAGGCCATCAACAAGGTCAGATctcttcccaggtcagatgtactgaagcagaagcccagaagccaagacaccaataccagagtccctcttgtggtcacttttcatcctaacctcccttctctccgcagcatcactaatgacaatcaccatatacttcaaacctcagatcggctacaacgagCAGTTCCCGATAGCCCCATCCTGGCCTACAGACGTCCTCGCAATCTTAGAGATCTTCTTGTGAGAGCTGAAGTCCCCCACTTTTTGATACTATTCCTTCCACACAACAGGGTACTTTCACATGTGATTCCAACAGGTGTGTTGTCTGCAAGGACCATATCCAAGAAGGGGATTCTGTCGcca cttgtgatttccgtttga